Below is a window of Agrobacterium vitis DNA.
TGAAGGGAGGCGGATCAGCGACGGACAAAAACTGCTCAACATGGCACAGACAACGCGAGATCCTTCAGCATCCTCGCGCTCTTGGCCAAGGCAATCCGCTCTGTTTCGTCAAGATCAGGCACAAGATCCATCAGAATTCCACTTGAGCCAATCACCCGTGGAACGGATGCCGCGACATTGGTGACGCCAGCCAACTCCGCAGTGACGCTGGAAACGGAAAGCACATCACGCTGATCGCTGGCAATCGCCTTGACGATCCGCGCCAGACCGGCACCGATACCGTAATAGGTGGCACCTTTTCCCTTGATAATCTTGTCGGCGGCGTGCCGCACACCCGCGTCGATCTCACTGCGAACCGTGTCTGTCACCGGCTTGCCCGCCTGTTCGGCAAAAGACATCAATGGCACGGCGCCAACCATGGCATTCGACCAGGCCAACACTTCGCTATCGCCATGCTCGCCCAGAACATAGGCATGGACCGATTGCGGCGAAATCTCCAGATACCGCCCCAGCAAGCTGCGAAACCGCGCGGTGTCGAGTATGGTGCCGGAGCCGATCACTCTTTGTGGCGCAAGGCCCGAGAGCCGGGTCGCGATATCGGTCATGATGTCGACAGGATTGGAAGCGATCAGCAAAATAGCATTCGGTGCGGCTGCGAGAACCTGGTCCACGACCTGCCGGAAGACTTCCGCATTGCGGCCAAGCAACTCGAGCCGGGTTTCACCCGGTTTCTGGCTGACACCTGCCGAGATGATAACCACCCCCGCTCCAGCGAAATCATCATAATGTCCGGCCCGCACAAGGGTTGCAGAGACGAATGGCACGGCGTGGGATATGTCCTCGGCCTGGGCTTGGGCCAGATCCGTATTATAATCAACCAGCACGATTTCCGAGGCGATGCCAAGCATTGTTAACGCATAGGCCGATGCACTGCCCACCATGCCCGCTCCCACTATGCCGACCTTCATGTCCCCACTCCTGACCGCGAAACCACCCGCGTTACTGACCCCGTATTCATGCATCTTCGCGCATCTCCGCATGGAGATCTGCTGCGAAATCTCTTCGATCCCAAAGGGTTGAAAGACACTGTTATAGACTACACCATAATGTCAAACCGGCAAAAAATGCACGAAATGCGATGCCGGACGTCCTTATGTTTTCCCCATGCTACCGTGCTTATGAAGGTCCATTGCGTTCGTCACATGCACCGTTTTTACTTCACTTCTAAATCGATTGAGAGGTGTATTACTTCTGATTAAGTGGCGACAGTGACGTTACGTGAGGCGAGTGTCAACCGCGGCATCCGGCCATTTTTGAGATAGAATGACCCCTTGGGACATAAAAAATAGTGCTAGCGCAATCATTTGAGAGAGGAATGTCGGTGGATTGCGTTTGAACGGCATCGGTGCCTGATGGAATTAGCAATTGCGCTGTGCCATGAGCGACAAAGAATATCGGGAAAACGACCAGATACACCAGCACCCAAAACACAGGCTCGGCCTGTTCAATACTGAATAGCAGGAAAGCGAAGCTTTCGGACCGTTTATCTTAATCTCAAAACGGGAAGAGCGCACATTGAATGGAACGATCGAAAAGCATTTTAAAAATCATCGACCGCTTCTGCATATTTTCCCAAATCCAACCGGATTGAGCGAAAAGACGATGCGCTAAACTCAAAAAAATACAGGATTTTAAGCATGCCTGATGAAATCAGCCGGCTTTCGATTTCACCACAAAAAAGCGGCCCCGAGGGCCGCCTTGAAAACCTGAAAATGGAGAGCAGCGTCAATCAGGCTGGAACCAGGATTCCATTCAGATGCGTCATTGCGTTCAAGAACTGTTCCAGCTTGGTGCGATGTTCGTGATTTTCCGTATCATCCAGCTCAGCCTTGGCCAACTCGATCCGCTTCATCAGCGTATCGCGGCTCAATTCATCGACCGGTACGGCACTTTCCGCCAACAAGGTCAGTCTTTCCGGCGTGATATCGGCAAATCCACCGAAAATCACATATTTTCCGGTTTTTCCAGAAGCGAACTTCACCGTTACGACACCAGGCTTGATCACAGTCATCGTCGGCGCATGGTGGGCCATGACGGTCATCTCACCTTCGGTCGCCGGAATGACAACCTCGCTTACCTTTTCCGAGATCAGTAACCGCTCGGGGGAAACGAATTCGAAATTGAAATTGTCAGCCATGGCTTTTTACTTTCTAACGCTGGAAACTGAACGCACGGTCAAAAACCGTGCGTTCGTCGATCCATGGATCAGGCAGCAACAGCTGCCAGCTTCTTTGCCTTTTCAATGGCTTCGTCCATTGAGCCGACCATGTAGAAGGCGGCTTCCGGCATATGGTCGTAGTCGCCATTGACCAGACCCTTGAAGCCCTTGATCGTGTCTTCCAGCGACACCAGCTTGCCTGGCGAACCGGTGAAGATTTCGGCAACGTGGAACGGCTGCGACAGGAAGCGCTCGATCTTACGGGCGCGGGCAACCGCAATCTTGTCGTCTTCGGACAGTTCGTCCATCCCAAGAATGGCGATGATGTCCTGGAGCGACTTGTAGCGCTGCAGAGTCGACTGAACCTTACGGGCCACTTCGTAATGTTCTTCACCGACAACCATCGGGTCGAGCATGCGCGAGGTGGAGTCGAGCGGGTCAACAGCCGGGTAAATACCCTTTTCAGCGATCGAGCGGTTCAGAACCGTCGTTGCATCCAAGTGGGCAAACGACGTTGCCGGAGCCGGGTCGGTCAAGTCGTCGGCGGGAACGTAAATGGCCTGAACAGAGGTAATCGAGCCCTTGTTCGTGGTGGTGATGCGTTCCTGAAGAGCACCCATGTCGGTTGCCAGCGTTGGCTGATAACCAACCGCCGAAGGAATACGACCCAGAAGAGCCGACACTTCAGACCCAGCCTGCGTGAAGCGGAAGATGTTGTCCACGAAGAACAGAACGTCCTGGCCCTTGTCGCGGAAGTCTTCAGCGATGGTCAGACCGGTCAAGGCCACGCGCGCACGCGCACCTGGAGGCTCGTTCATCTGGCCATAAACGAGGGCGCACTTGGAACCAGCAGCAGAACCACCGTTTTCATGCGGGTCGACGTTCACCTTGGATTCGATCATTTCATGGTACAGGTCATTGCCTTCGCGGGTACGTTCACCCACGCCAGCAAACACCGAGTAGCCGCCGTGTGCCTTAGCAACGTTGTTGATCAATTCCATGATCAAAACGGTCTTGCCAACGCCCGCGCCGCCGAACAGGCCGATCTTACCGCCCTTGGCGTAAGGAGCGAGAAGGTCAACAACCTTGATGCCGGTCACCAAAATCTGAGATTCAGTCGATTGCTCAACATACTCAGGAGCAGGCTGGTGAATCGCGCGACGAGCAGTCGTCGTCACCGGCCCAAGTTCGTCGACCGGTTCCCCGATGACGTTCAGAATACGTCCGAGCGTTTCGTCACCGACAGGCACGGAGATCGGAGCGCCGGTATCGGAAACCGGTTGACCACGTACCAGACCTTCGGTCGAGTCCATGGCAATGGTCCGCACCACATTTTCACCGAGATGCTGCGCCACTTCCAGAATCAGACGATGGCCGCCGTTTTCTGTTTCCAACGCATTCAGGATCGGCGGCAAGACGCCGTCGAATTTCACATCGACGACGGCGCCGATGACCTGGGTCACCTTGCCCGCTGCGGGAGATGTCTGGGTCGCTGCCCTAGCCATATTCATACCCTCTTTTGTTCAAGCTCAGAGCGCTTCGGCGCCTGCAATGATTTCGATGAGTTCGGTGGTGATCTTGGCCTGCCGCTGGCGATTGTAACTCAGCGTCAACTTGTTGATCATCTCACCGGCGTTGCGCGTGGCATTGTCCATAGCGCTCATTTTAGCGCCCATTTCACCGGCGGCATTTTCAAGAAGCGCACGGAAAATCTGCACCGCAATGTTGCGCGGGATCAGGTCGGACAAGATCGAAGCCGCATCCGGTTCGTAATCATAGATCGCGGCAGCGCTGCTGGAAGCTGCCGGAGCATCGCCAACAGCCGCTGGAATCAACTGACGGGCTGTCGGGATCTGGCTTATAACCGACTTGAACTCCGAATAGAACAAGGTGCAGACGTCGAATTCGCCCTTGTCGAACATGGAGATCACCTTGCGAGCAACCGTATCCGCATTTTCAAACGCAACGCGCTTGACCTCGCGAAACTCTGTCCGCTCGACGATCAATGCACCGAATTCCCGGCGCAAACTGTCATAGCCCTTCTTGCCGACGCAATAGATCTTCACGGTCTTACCCGCTGCCAGCAAGCTGCGCACATGATCACGCGCAAAGCGCGAGATCTGTGAATTGAAACCGCCGCAAAGACCACGCTCGGCCGTGCAGACGACGAGCAGATGCACGTCGTCCTTGCCAGTGCCCGTCATCAGCGTGGACACGCCGTCATCACTGCCAACCGCCTGGGCGATATTGGCGAGAACGGCGCCCATGCGCTGGGAATACGGCCGGGCGGCCTCGGCCGCCTCCTGCGCACGACGCAACTTAGCCGCAGCGACCATTTTCATCGCTTTGGTGATTTTCTGCGTCGCCTTGACGGAGGCGATCCGGTTTTTCAGATCCTTTAGTGAAGGCATCCGTTAATCCGTCCTTGGCTCGAGTCCGATTTAGGCGAAAGACTTTGCGAACGTATCGAGAGCAGTCTTGAGCTTGCCCTTGACGTCGTCGCTGATAGCCTTCTCCGTGCGGATTGCATCGAGAATGTCCTTGCCTTCTGTCCGGAGATAGGAAAGCACGCCATGCTCAAACCGACCGACATCACTGACGGCAAGCTTATCGAGATATCCGTTGACACCAGCGAAAATCACAACAACCTGCTCCTCCACCTTCAACGGGGAAAATTGCGGCTGCTTCAAAAGTTCGGTGAGGCGCGCACCACGGTTCAGCAAGCGCTGCGTGGCAGCATCAAGGTCGGAACCGAACTGGGCGAAGGCGGCCATTTCACGATACTGGGCAAGCTCACCCTTGATCGAGCCAGCAACCTGCTTCATGGCCTTGATCTGAGCGGCAGAACCAACACGCGAAACCGACAAACCAACGTTCACAGCGGGACGAATGCCTTGATAGAACAGGTCGGTTTCAAGGAAGATCTGGCCGTCGGTGATCGAGATCACGTTGGTCGGAATGAAGGCCGACACGTCGTTGCCCTGGGTTTCAATCACCGGCAGAGCGGTGAGCGAACCAGCGCCACGCTCGTCGGAGAGCTTGGCAGCACGCTCAAGCAGACGCGAATGCAGATAGAAAACGTCACCAGGATAAGCTTCGCGGCCCGGAGGACGACGCAGCAACAGCGACATCTGACGGTAAGCAACAGCCTGCTTGGACAAGTCGTCGTAAGCGATCAGGGCGTGCTGGCCCTTATCGCGGAAATATTCGCCCATCGTGCAGCCAGCGAACGGAGCCAGATACTGCATAGGAGCAGGATCAGAAGCGGTTGCCGCGATGATGATGGAGTATTTCAGAGCGCCACGCTCTTCCAGAACCTTGACGAACTGGGCGACGGTGGAGCGCTTCTGGCCGATAGCCACGTAAACGCAGAACATCTTGTCATCGCCACCAGCATCATGTGCAGGCTTCTGATTGAGGAAGGTGTCGAGAATGATGGCGGTCTTGCCGGTCTGACGGTCGCCAATGACCAACTCGCGCTGGCCGCGACCAACCGGGATCAGAGCATCGATAGCCTTGATGCCTGTCGACATCGGCTCATGAACGCCCTTGCGCGGAATAATACCAGGAGCCTTGACGTCAACGCGCGAACGGATTGCCGAGTTGATCGGACCTTTGCCGTCAATCGGATTGCCGAGAGCGTCAACAACGCGACCCAGCAGCTCAGGACCAACAGGAACTTCAACGATGGCGCCGGTCCGCTTAACGGTGTCGCCTTCCTTGATGTCGCGGTCGGAGCCGAAGATAACCACGCCGACATTGTCGGATTCGAGGTTCAGCGCCATACCCCGGATACCACCGGGAAACTCGACCATTTCACCGGCCTGAACATTGTCCAGACCGTAGACGCGGGCAATACCGTCACCGACGGACAGAACCTGGCCGACTTCGGAAACTTCAGCGTCCTGGCCAAAGTTCTTGATTTGATTTTTCAGAATTGCGGAAATTTCCGCGGCGCGGATATCCATCAGCCAACCTCTTTCAGTGCAAGCTTAAGGGTGGAAAGTTTGGTGCGAAGAGACGTGTCTATCTGACGGGAGCCGATCTTGACGATCAGACCACCCAGGAGAGACGGATCGACAGTCACGAACATCGTAACGGTCTTTCCGGTCGCGCTCTTCAGCGCCTCCTTCAGTTCGGTTTCCTGCGCCGGGGTCAGCGCATGAGCAGAGGTCACATCAGCAGCCAGTTCGCCACGGTGGCGCGCCGCGATAATGCGGAAGGCTGCGATCATGCCGGGAACGGCAAACAGGCGACGATTGGCTGTAACGAGCTTCAGGAAATTGCCGACGAGGCCGCCAATTTCAGCCTTGTCACACAGAGCTGCGATGGCAGAAGCCTGCTGCTCGCTGGTGAAGGCCGGGCTGGTCACCAGCCGCTGCAGATCAACGCTCTCGTCGATCATCGCCTGGAAACGATTGAGATCACCAGCCACCGCATCCACAGAATCCGCCTCGCGCGCCAGCTCGAAAAGCGACGACGCATAGCGCTCTGCAACTGCGGAAACCGGCTGACCGGACATAGGCTGGGATGTGTCTGCCACGGGCACAAAATTCCCTGAATGTTACTCAAAACTGTCGCATGCGCCGGCTGGCGCAACACCAGTTTGATATCGTTTAAGTTTTCCCCCGGACTTCACAAGCAGTGCAGCTTGTATCGTCCAAATTTGCGGTCCGTCTAGCATACGATCCCCGGACTCGCAACACGGGTATTAACGGAATAAACGAGGAGGGCAACCCGCTTTTGACGATTTTGTGATCTTCACCGTCAAATTAATGAGGCGGATTGCGCGAAATCGCGTCACACTAGGCCAAAGACGTAGATGAAAGGCAAAATGCCTAAAACAGTAACGGCAATTATAAGTAGAAAATTGCGCCAGGTCGCTCCGCGAGCTCCCCCATGGTCCGACAGGATCGACAAAATCAAACCAAACAGCCCGACCCCCAGAGTGATCCCATAGGCCAGATAGAGCATTGGCTGGGCCAGCATCACGGCGCTTGCGCCAAGGCCGGTCATCATGCCGCCACCCAGACGTAGCGCGGCCAACCCTTCCCGGCGGCCCTCCCACCCGCTCAAGCCGAGCCCCCGAAGGGTGATGCCCGGGGCAAACATGATGAACAGGCCCAGAAGGGCAAAGAGCGCGGCGCTGGCAAAGGCCAGTTGCTCGCCGGTTTCGGTCGGAAAATAGAATTCCATAGCAGCCTCTGGTGGTCCTCTGTGATCGTCCCTGTCTCAGGCCTGGATACGGCGCAAAACAGGAGGATGAATCGTATTTGCGCTCTTATGCCACAGGCAAATCCAGGCGCAATATCTGGCTTTCGTCACCTCAAGCGCTGAAGGTCCTTTTTACGAGGGATTATTGGAAATCACCCGTCGTATTCCCCGGCATCAAAGAAAGCTCTGCGGATCGACATCCACTTGCACCTGGATGGAGCGACGCTCTTTCGGGCCGTTGCTCAGCATCGCAGCGACAAAAGCCTGCATGTCGCTGGCTTTGCGGCCATGAATGAGCAGGCGGAAACGATGGCGGCCACGGATCAACGCCAGCGGTGCCTCGGCTGGCCCCAGAATGGCGATGCCGCTGACGGCAGGGGCGGCCTGGCGCAATTGCCGGGCATGTGTTTCGGCATCCGCCCTGTTGTCCGCCGACACGATGATCGAGACAAGCCGCCCGTAAGGCGGCAGCACCGCCCGCTCCCGCTCGGTAATTTCCCGCTCATAAAAGGCATCGGCATCGCCGGAGACGATGGCTTGCATCACCGGATGCTGCGGTTGATAGGTCTGCAAAAGTCCATGGCTTTTCAAGCCGGTGCGCCCCGCCCGACCCGTCACCTGACTGAGCAATTGGAAGGTTCGCTCAGCGGCGCGTGGATCGCCATTGGCAAGACCGATATCGGCATCGACGATGCCGACAAGCGTCATCAGCGGGAAATTATGCCCCTTGGCCACCAATTGCGTGCCGATGACAATATCCGCTTCGCCCTTGGCAATGGCTTCCAGTTCCAGTCTGAGCCGCTTGACGCCGCCGAGATCCGACGACAAGACCAGAGTGCGCGCGTCTGGGAAGTGCCGTTCCACCTCCTCGGCAATCCGCTCCACCCCCGGCCCGCAGGCAACGAGATGGTCCAGCGTCCCGCATTCGGGGCAGGCATTGGGCGTCGGCTCGGCATAACCGCATTGATGGCATTGAATCTGGCCGCGAAACCGGTGCTCCACCAGCCAGCTGGAACATTGCGGACATTGGAAACGGTGGCCGCAGACCCGGCACAGCGTGAGCGGCGCATAGCCCCGCCGATTGAGAAACAACAGCGCCTGCTGCTGTTTTTCCACCGTCTTGCCGATGGCCCGCAGCATGAGAGGCGAAAGAAACCCGCCCCTTTCCGGCGGATGGCGGCGCATATCGACAAGATGCAGATCCGGCATCGCCGCATCGGCAAAACGGGTTGGCAGGTGAATACGCTTGTAGCGACCGCTATAACTGTTGACCTGGCTTTCGACGGATGGCGTGGCCGAGACCAGCACGGCGGGAATGCCAGCAATCCGCGCCCGCACCACCGCCATGTCGCGGGCATTATAAAACACCCTGTCTTCCTGCTTGAAGGCCGGATCATGCTCTTCATCGACAATGATCAGCCCCAGATCGGCAAAGGGCAGAAACAGCGCCGAACGCGCACCGGCCACCACCCGGATGTCGCCTGTCGCTGTCTGACGCCAGACTTTTTCACGGGTCCGGGTGGCAAGATCGGAATGCCATTCGCCGGGCTTGGCGCCAAACCGGTCCTGAAATCTTTCCAGAAACGCCGTGGTCAGGGCGATTTCCGGCAAAAGGATCAGCACCTGGCGGCCCTGACGCAGGGTTTCGGCAATTGCTTCGAAATAGACTTCCGTCTTGCCGGACCCTGTGACGCCATCAATCAATGCCACCGAAAACCCGCCGTCCCGAACACTTTCCACCAACACCTCAGCTGCACCCAGTTGCGGACCGGAAAGACGATGGGCGGCGTAATCCGAGTCCGGCAGCGCCACCAGCGGTGGAGGCGGCAGAAATACGGTTTCAAACAGGCCGAGCTTTGCCATGCCATCAACAACCGAGGTCGAGACCCCTGCCGCATGAGCAAGCCCGCTCTTGGTCCAGGAAAGCCCATCCTCAGCCAATTCCAGCACTTTCCTGCGAGCCGGGGTCAGTTTTTCCGGGGCATGACCGCTGTAGCGTAAACCTTCGATCATCGGGTCAGGATCGAAGGCGGCAGGCGCGCGCAAAGCCATGCGAGCCACCAATCCGGGTGGAGAAAGAGTATAGGCCGCCACCCAGTCGATGAACCGGCGCATGCCCGCATCCAACGGAGGGCAATCGAACAGTTTCTCAATACTACGCAATTTGGCGGGATCAACCTTGGCCCCATCATCGTCGCCGTCCCAGACAACGCCAACCACTTTGCGCGGCCCAAGCGGCACCTGCACGATGGCGCCAGGCGTCAGCATCATCTCATCGGGAACGGCGTAACTGTAAGGCCCCGGCGCCGGCAAGGGCACCAGGACGGGGACGGCGCGGCGGGCAGGACCGGCCTTGGCGCGCGGACCAAACAGATCTGACGATTCGGTGCTCATTGCGCCGGACCATGCCCCCGAACAGAACAAAATGGAACCGGAAATTTACGCCGTGATAGCCCGCACCCGACACTGGGATGGATGCGGGCAGTAGGGTACTCACCCCACCCGCCGCAAACCGGTCGATGGCTGGGAACCGGTGGCTCCATGGGCGGGATGAAGATTAAACCGCCGGACCAGATCAAGCAGAACCGTTGCCTCGGAGGCCAGCGCCGCACTCGCCGCATTGGTTTCCTCGACCATGGCGGCATTTTTCTGGGTTACCTGGTCCATCTGGTTTACAGCGGTGTTGACTTCGGACAGACCGACGGACTGTTCGCGTGCGGACAGAGCAATGGCATCCATATGCCGATTGATCGTCACGATATAATCCACAATGGTCTTTAGTGATTCGCCGGTATTGCGCACCAGTTCCACGCCTCTGTCCACTTCGACCGTCGAATTGCGGATCAGTTCCTTGATTTCGCGGGCCGCCTGGGCAGAGCGCTGGGCAAGCTCGCGGACTTCCTGAGCGACGACGGCAAAACCCTTGCCAGCCTCGCCCGCCCGCGCCGCTTCCACGCCAGCGTTCAGCGCCAGAAGATTGGTCTGGAAAGCAATCTCATCGATCACCCCGATAATATTGGCGATCTGGTTGGACGATTGTTCGATGCGCTGCATGGCATTGACCGCATCCGCCACAACACGGCCCGAGCTGGTCGCACTGCTATTGGCCTCGACGGCGACTGTTCTGGCTTCTTCGGCACGCTTGGAAGAATTGCCGACATTGGCGGTGATCTGGTCGAGGGCCGCCGCCGTCTCTTCCAGCGATGCCGCCTGTTGTTCCGTGCGCTTCGACAGTTCATCGGAACTACCGCTGATTTCCAGTGAGCCATTGTCAATCGATTGCGAGGCCTGGGTCACGGCGATCATCGCCTCGCGCAACTGGGTGATGGCCGCGTTGAAATCGGCCCGCAGGCTTTCGAATTCTGGCGCGAAGGGCTGGTCCAGCCGGAACGTCAGATCGGCATTGGCAAGATGCTTGAGGCCATCGGCAAGGCCGGACGTGGCCTGGGCCATCGCTTCGGCCCGCAATCTGTCGACTTCTGCGGTGCGGCGGCGTTCGGTTTCCGTCGTCTGGCGGCTGGCGGCCGCATCCTGCTCCAACTGGCGGTTAGCGACGGCATTGTCACGGAACACGCCGACCGCATCGGCCATAGCACCGATTTCATCGGCCCTGCCCGCGCCAGGAATGGTGATATCCGTCTCGCCACCGGCAAGCTGGCCCATGCTGGCCGTCATGGCCCGGATGGGCTTGGCAATGCTGAGCGCCACGAACCACATGGCGCCGATACCGCCGGCCGCGATGATAAGGGCGACGATAGCCTGGAAGATGATATCGCTGCCGCCGCGCTGGGTCAGCGCCTGGTCCAGGCTGATTGCCTCGGCCATCGCCACCGGCCTGGGCACAGACACGATCACCGACCATGGTGTCTTGGTACGCCCGATGGCGATTGGGGAAAATGCCTGAAACTGATCGGCATCGGCAAGAACGTCGGCCTTGCCAGCCTGAATCATCGGCAGAAGGCTGGAGAGCGCTGGTATCGTCTTGTCAAAACGCTGCCCGATTGTATCGGGATGCTCGCTATCGGCGACCACCAGCCCCTTGTAACTGACGATCTTAACGCCGGCCTTGCCGCCGTAGATTGAGGCGCGCACCTCCTCTGCCAGCTTCTGCACGAAGCCGAGATCGAAATCGGCCCCGGCGACACCTCGAAACTTGCCATCAATCATGATCGGCACAGACATGGTGGCAAGAAACACGTTCTTGCCCTGAACGATATAGGGCAATGGATCGAGAATGCTCTCGCCCCCTCCTTGCTGCGGGCCGATATACCAGCCGCCCTTCATCACTCCATTCGGATGCAATTCCGCACTGTCATATTCGACAAGCGGCTGAATGGCGATCTTGCCCGCCGCATCCCGGGTCCAATAGGGCAGGAAGCGCCCCGTCGAATCGGACCCCAGATCGCGGCGGTCGCGGAACTGGCTGTCATTGCCATCGAGCGCGTTCGGCTCCCAGGCGCTATAGGTGCCGTTGAAACGTGGATTATCCTTGAGCAGGTTCAGCAACATGGCGTTAAGTTGCCCGCGCCTCAGCTCCACCGCCGTACCATGGACCTTGTCGCCTGCAACGACCTCAAAACTGCGTGCCAGGTTCCGTGCGGCATCGAAAGCGCCATCCAGCGATGACCGGATAATGC
It encodes the following:
- a CDS encoding L-lactate dehydrogenase — encoded protein: MKVGIVGAGMVGSASAYALTMLGIASEIVLVDYNTDLAQAQAEDISHAVPFVSATLVRAGHYDDFAGAGVVIISAGVSQKPGETRLELLGRNAEVFRQVVDQVLAAAPNAILLIASNPVDIMTDIATRLSGLAPQRVIGSGTILDTARFRSLLGRYLEISPQSVHAYVLGEHGDSEVLAWSNAMVGAVPLMSFAEQAGKPVTDTVRSEIDAGVRHAADKIIKGKGATYYGIGAGLARIVKAIASDQRDVLSVSSVTAELAGVTNVAASVPRVIGSSGILMDLVPDLDETERIALAKSARMLKDLALSVPC
- a CDS encoding F0F1 ATP synthase subunit epsilon, whose amino-acid sequence is MADNFNFEFVSPERLLISEKVSEVVIPATEGEMTVMAHHAPTMTVIKPGVVTVKFASGKTGKYVIFGGFADITPERLTLLAESAVPVDELSRDTLMKRIELAKAELDDTENHEHRTKLEQFLNAMTHLNGILVPA
- the atpD gene encoding F0F1 ATP synthase subunit beta codes for the protein MARAATQTSPAAGKVTQVIGAVVDVKFDGVLPPILNALETENGGHRLILEVAQHLGENVVRTIAMDSTEGLVRGQPVSDTGAPISVPVGDETLGRILNVIGEPVDELGPVTTTARRAIHQPAPEYVEQSTESQILVTGIKVVDLLAPYAKGGKIGLFGGAGVGKTVLIMELINNVAKAHGGYSVFAGVGERTREGNDLYHEMIESKVNVDPHENGGSAAGSKCALVYGQMNEPPGARARVALTGLTIAEDFRDKGQDVLFFVDNIFRFTQAGSEVSALLGRIPSAVGYQPTLATDMGALQERITTTNKGSITSVQAIYVPADDLTDPAPATSFAHLDATTVLNRSIAEKGIYPAVDPLDSTSRMLDPMVVGEEHYEVARKVQSTLQRYKSLQDIIAILGMDELSEDDKIAVARARKIERFLSQPFHVAEIFTGSPGKLVSLEDTIKGFKGLVNGDYDHMPEAAFYMVGSMDEAIEKAKKLAAVAA
- a CDS encoding F0F1 ATP synthase subunit gamma yields the protein MPSLKDLKNRIASVKATQKITKAMKMVAAAKLRRAQEAAEAARPYSQRMGAVLANIAQAVGSDDGVSTLMTGTGKDDVHLLVVCTAERGLCGGFNSQISRFARDHVRSLLAAGKTVKIYCVGKKGYDSLRREFGALIVERTEFREVKRVAFENADTVARKVISMFDKGEFDVCTLFYSEFKSVISQIPTARQLIPAAVGDAPAASSSAAAIYDYEPDAASILSDLIPRNIAVQIFRALLENAAGEMGAKMSAMDNATRNAGEMINKLTLSYNRQRQAKITTELIEIIAGAEAL
- the atpA gene encoding F0F1 ATP synthase subunit alpha; amino-acid sequence: MDIRAAEISAILKNQIKNFGQDAEVSEVGQVLSVGDGIARVYGLDNVQAGEMVEFPGGIRGMALNLESDNVGVVIFGSDRDIKEGDTVKRTGAIVEVPVGPELLGRVVDALGNPIDGKGPINSAIRSRVDVKAPGIIPRKGVHEPMSTGIKAIDALIPVGRGQRELVIGDRQTGKTAIILDTFLNQKPAHDAGGDDKMFCVYVAIGQKRSTVAQFVKVLEERGALKYSIIIAATASDPAPMQYLAPFAGCTMGEYFRDKGQHALIAYDDLSKQAVAYRQMSLLLRRPPGREAYPGDVFYLHSRLLERAAKLSDERGAGSLTALPVIETQGNDVSAFIPTNVISITDGQIFLETDLFYQGIRPAVNVGLSVSRVGSAAQIKAMKQVAGSIKGELAQYREMAAFAQFGSDLDAATQRLLNRGARLTELLKQPQFSPLKVEEQVVVIFAGVNGYLDKLAVSDVGRFEHGVLSYLRTEGKDILDAIRTEKAISDDVKGKLKTALDTFAKSFA
- a CDS encoding F0F1 ATP synthase subunit delta — translated: MPVADTSQPMSGQPVSAVAERYASSLFELAREADSVDAVAGDLNRFQAMIDESVDLQRLVTSPAFTSEQQASAIAALCDKAEIGGLVGNFLKLVTANRRLFAVPGMIAAFRIIAARHRGELAADVTSAHALTPAQETELKEALKSATGKTVTMFVTVDPSLLGGLIVKIGSRQIDTSLRTKLSTLKLALKEVG
- a CDS encoding DUF4345 domain-containing protein, coding for MEFYFPTETGEQLAFASAALFALLGLFIMFAPGITLRGLGLSGWEGRREGLAALRLGGGMMTGLGASAVMLAQPMLYLAYGITLGVGLFGLILSILSDHGGARGATWRNFLLIIAVTVLGILPFIYVFGLV
- a CDS encoding primosomal protein N' translates to MSTESSDLFGPRAKAGPARRAVPVLVPLPAPGPYSYAVPDEMMLTPGAIVQVPLGPRKVVGVVWDGDDDGAKVDPAKLRSIEKLFDCPPLDAGMRRFIDWVAAYTLSPPGLVARMALRAPAAFDPDPMIEGLRYSGHAPEKLTPARRKVLELAEDGLSWTKSGLAHAAGVSTSVVDGMAKLGLFETVFLPPPPLVALPDSDYAAHRLSGPQLGAAEVLVESVRDGGFSVALIDGVTGSGKTEVYFEAIAETLRQGRQVLILLPEIALTTAFLERFQDRFGAKPGEWHSDLATRTREKVWRQTATGDIRVVAGARSALFLPFADLGLIIVDEEHDPAFKQEDRVFYNARDMAVVRARIAGIPAVLVSATPSVESQVNSYSGRYKRIHLPTRFADAAMPDLHLVDMRRHPPERGGFLSPLMLRAIGKTVEKQQQALLFLNRRGYAPLTLCRVCGHRFQCPQCSSWLVEHRFRGQIQCHQCGYAEPTPNACPECGTLDHLVACGPGVERIAEEVERHFPDARTLVLSSDLGGVKRLRLELEAIAKGEADIVIGTQLVAKGHNFPLMTLVGIVDADIGLANGDPRAAERTFQLLSQVTGRAGRTGLKSHGLLQTYQPQHPVMQAIVSGDADAFYEREITERERAVLPPYGRLVSIIVSADNRADAETHARQLRQAAPAVSGIAILGPAEAPLALIRGRHRFRLLIHGRKASDMQAFVAAMLSNGPKERRSIQVQVDVDPQSFL